A portion of the Anoxybacillus gonensis genome contains these proteins:
- a CDS encoding class I SAM-dependent methyltransferase yields MGDHYYTERPTVESKPFQWTYMLRGHQFLFTVDQGVFSKKEVDFGSRLLIETFVEPNVSGNILDVGCGYGPIGLALAKDFPHRTVHMIDVNERAIELAKKNKQQNDIENARIYISDLFQRVEGTFAAIVTNPPIRAGKAVVHSIFEQSANYLLSGGQLWVVIQKKQGAPSALEKLKTIFDEVDVVEKKKGYFIIRAQKA; encoded by the coding sequence ATGGGTGATCACTACTATACTGAACGGCCGACTGTAGAAAGTAAGCCGTTTCAATGGACGTATATGTTGCGGGGTCATCAGTTTTTGTTTACGGTCGATCAAGGTGTATTTTCAAAAAAAGAAGTGGACTTCGGTTCGCGATTGCTAATTGAAACATTTGTTGAACCGAATGTGTCAGGAAATATTCTCGATGTAGGTTGTGGATACGGACCGATCGGTTTGGCGTTAGCAAAAGATTTTCCGCATCGAACGGTGCATATGATTGATGTAAATGAGCGAGCAATCGAACTAGCGAAGAAAAACAAGCAGCAAAACGATATTGAAAATGCGCGAATTTACATAAGTGATTTATTTCAGCGAGTAGAAGGAACGTTTGCTGCAATTGTGACAAACCCGCCGATTCGTGCTGGAAAAGCAGTCGTTCATTCCATTTTTGAACAAAGTGCAAACTACTTGCTTTCTGGCGGACAGTTATGGGTTGTCATTCAAAAGAAGCAAGGGGCTCCATCTGCATTAGAAAAGTTAAAAACGATTTTTGATGAAGTTGATGTTGTGGAAAAGAAAAAAGGTTACTTTATTATTCGAGCACAAAAAGCTTGA
- the rpoB gene encoding DNA-directed RNA polymerase subunit beta, with protein sequence MTGQLVQYGRHRQRRSYARISEVLELPNLIEIQTSSYQWFLDEGLREMFQDISPIEDFTGNLSLEFIDYSLGEPKYSVEESKERDVTYAAPLRVKVRLINKETGEVKEQDVFMGDFPLMTETGTFIINGAERVIVSQLVRSPSVYYSGKVDKNGKRGFTATVIPNRGAWLEYETDAKDVVYVRIDRTRKLPVTVLLRALGFGSDQEIVDLLGDNEYIRNTLEKDNTESTEKALLEIYERLRPGEPPTVENAKSLLISRFFDPKRYDLASVGRYKINKKLHIKNRLFGQRLAETLVHPETGEVIAEKGTVLDRRTLDRILPELEKGIGMRKYQPLGGVVEDEFALQAIKIYAPNDPDGEKVITVISNGYIPETVKHITPADIIASISYFFNLLHGVGDTDDIDHLGNRRLRSVGELLQNQFRIGLSRMERVVRERMSIQDTNTITPQQLINIRPVIAAIKEFFGSSQLSQFMDQTNPLAELTHKRRLSALGPGGLTRERAGFEVRDVHYSHYGRMCPIETPEGPNIGLINSLSTYAKVNKFGFIETPYRRVDPETGKVTNQIDYLTADEEDNYVVAQANVPIAEDGTFLEENVVARFRGENIVVKRDRVDYVDVSPKQVVSVATACIPFLENDDSNRALMGANMQRQAVPLMQPEAPIVGTGMEYVAAKDSGAAVICKHRGIVERVEAKEIWVRRLIEVDGKEVKGDLDKYRLLKFVRSNQGTCYNQRPIVKAGDIVEKGEILADGPSMEKGELALGRNVLVAFMTWDGYNYEDAIIMSERLVKDDVYTSIHIEEYESEARDTKLGPEEITRDIPNVGEDALRNLDERGIVRIGAEVKDGDLLVGKVTPKGVTELTAEERLLHAIFGEKAREVRDTSLRVPHGGGGIVLDVKVFTREDGDELPPGVNQLVRVYIVQKRKISEGDKMAGRHGNKGVISRILPEEDMPFLPDGTPVDIMLNPLGVPSRMNIGQVLELHLGMAARKLGLHVASPVFDGAREEDVWATLEEAGMARDAKTVLYDGRTGEPFDNRVSVGIMYMIKLAHMVDDKLHARSTGPYSLVTQQPLGGKAQFGGQRFGEMEVWALEAYGAAYTLQEILTVKSDDVVGRVKTYEAIVKGENVPEPGVPESFKVLIKELQSLGMDVTVLSSDEKEISMENFGEDDDVQPVDIIPPTDESAKEDEGVVVKE encoded by the coding sequence TTGACAGGTCAACTAGTTCAATACGGACGACACCGCCAACGAAGAAGTTATGCGCGCATTAGTGAAGTGTTGGAGTTACCGAACTTAATCGAAATTCAAACTTCTTCTTACCAGTGGTTTCTCGACGAAGGATTGCGTGAAATGTTCCAAGATATTTCACCGATCGAAGATTTTACAGGAAATTTGTCACTAGAATTTATTGATTACAGCTTAGGAGAGCCGAAGTACTCTGTAGAAGAGTCAAAAGAACGCGATGTTACATACGCAGCACCGCTTCGGGTGAAAGTACGCCTAATCAATAAAGAAACAGGTGAAGTAAAAGAGCAAGATGTATTTATGGGAGACTTCCCATTAATGACAGAAACGGGTACGTTCATTATTAATGGTGCTGAACGTGTTATCGTTTCTCAGCTTGTTCGTTCACCGAGCGTTTATTACAGCGGAAAAGTAGATAAAAACGGAAAACGTGGCTTTACAGCTACTGTTATTCCGAACCGCGGTGCATGGCTTGAATACGAAACAGATGCAAAAGACGTTGTTTACGTTCGCATTGATCGTACGCGTAAGTTGCCTGTAACCGTGTTATTACGAGCGTTAGGTTTTGGCTCGGACCAAGAGATTGTCGATTTACTTGGTGATAATGAGTATATTCGTAATACGTTAGAAAAAGACAATACAGAAAGTACAGAAAAAGCGTTGCTTGAAATTTATGAACGGTTACGTCCAGGGGAGCCGCCTACCGTTGAAAACGCAAAAAGCTTGCTTATCTCTCGTTTCTTCGATCCAAAACGATATGATTTAGCAAGTGTTGGTCGTTATAAAATTAACAAAAAGCTCCATATTAAAAACCGTTTATTTGGTCAACGTTTAGCGGAAACGCTCGTTCATCCGGAAACGGGTGAAGTGATTGCTGAGAAAGGAACCGTTCTTGATCGAAGAACGCTCGACCGCATTTTACCTGAGCTTGAAAAAGGAATTGGTATGCGCAAATACCAACCGCTTGGGGGCGTTGTCGAAGATGAATTTGCTTTGCAAGCAATCAAAATTTATGCTCCAAACGATCCAGATGGCGAAAAAGTCATCACGGTCATTAGTAATGGATATATTCCAGAAACGGTAAAACATATTACACCTGCAGATATTATTGCATCTATTAGCTACTTCTTTAACTTATTGCATGGAGTCGGTGATACAGACGATATCGACCATTTAGGAAATCGTCGACTTCGTTCTGTTGGCGAGTTGCTGCAAAATCAATTCCGAATCGGACTTTCGCGCATGGAGCGCGTTGTTCGTGAACGGATGTCCATTCAAGATACAAACACAATTACACCACAGCAACTCATTAATATTCGCCCAGTCATTGCGGCTATTAAAGAGTTTTTCGGAAGCTCGCAGTTATCGCAATTCATGGACCAAACAAACCCACTTGCAGAATTGACACATAAACGTCGTCTTTCTGCCCTTGGTCCAGGTGGTTTAACGCGTGAACGCGCAGGCTTTGAAGTGCGTGACGTTCACTACTCGCACTATGGACGCATGTGTCCGATCGAAACGCCAGAAGGTCCGAACATCGGATTAATTAACTCGCTTTCCACATATGCGAAAGTGAATAAATTTGGTTTTATTGAAACTCCTTATCGCCGAGTCGATCCTGAAACAGGGAAAGTAACGAATCAAATTGACTATTTAACGGCGGATGAGGAAGATAATTACGTCGTTGCCCAAGCGAACGTTCCGATTGCGGAAGATGGAACATTTTTAGAAGAAAACGTTGTTGCTCGCTTCCGTGGTGAAAATATCGTTGTTAAGCGCGATCGTGTGGATTATGTAGACGTTTCTCCAAAACAAGTTGTGTCGGTAGCGACAGCGTGCATTCCGTTTTTAGAAAACGATGACTCGAACCGTGCGCTTATGGGTGCGAACATGCAACGTCAAGCTGTTCCGCTTATGCAGCCGGAGGCGCCAATCGTTGGTACAGGAATGGAGTATGTCGCAGCAAAAGATTCTGGAGCAGCGGTTATTTGTAAACATCGCGGAATCGTTGAGCGAGTTGAAGCGAAAGAAATTTGGGTACGCCGTTTAATCGAAGTCGATGGAAAAGAAGTCAAAGGTGACTTAGATAAATATCGTCTGTTGAAGTTTGTTCGTTCAAACCAAGGAACGTGCTACAACCAACGCCCGATTGTTAAAGCAGGAGATATCGTGGAGAAGGGTGAGATTTTAGCTGACGGTCCATCGATGGAAAAAGGTGAATTAGCGCTTGGTCGCAACGTGCTTGTTGCGTTTATGACATGGGATGGATACAACTACGAAGACGCGATTATTATGAGCGAGCGTCTCGTTAAAGACGATGTATATACGTCTATTCATATTGAGGAATACGAATCTGAAGCGCGCGATACGAAGCTCGGTCCAGAAGAAATTACGCGCGATATTCCAAACGTCGGTGAAGATGCGCTTCGCAATCTAGATGAACGCGGAATTGTACGCATCGGTGCAGAAGTAAAAGATGGCGACTTGCTCGTTGGAAAAGTAACACCAAAAGGGGTTACGGAATTAACAGCTGAAGAACGGTTACTTCATGCGATTTTCGGAGAGAAGGCGCGTGAAGTTCGAGATACGTCTTTACGCGTACCGCACGGTGGAGGCGGAATCGTTCTTGATGTTAAAGTGTTTACTCGCGAAGATGGCGATGAGTTGCCACCGGGCGTGAATCAGCTTGTTCGTGTGTACATTGTACAAAAACGGAAAATTTCTGAAGGTGACAAAATGGCAGGTCGCCACGGAAATAAAGGTGTTATTTCGCGCATTTTACCTGAAGAAGATATGCCGTTTTTACCAGATGGTACACCGGTTGATATCATGTTAAACCCGCTAGGCGTACCTTCGCGTATGAATATCGGGCAAGTACTCGAATTGCATCTCGGAATGGCGGCGAGAAAGCTAGGCCTTCATGTCGCTTCACCTGTATTTGACGGTGCTCGCGAAGAAGATGTATGGGCAACGTTAGAAGAGGCAGGAATGGCGCGCGATGCGAAAACAGTTTTATATGACGGACGGACAGGAGAGCCGTTTGATAATCGTGTTTCTGTCGGTATTATGTATATGATTAAGCTCGCGCACATGGTTGACGATAAGTTACATGCTCGCTCGACAGGTCCATATTCACTTGTTACGCAACAACCGCTCGGTGGAAAAGCGCAGTTTGGTGGTCAGCGTTTCGGTGAGATGGAAGTATGGGCGCTTGAGGCATACGGTGCAGCTTACACGTTGCAAGAAATTTTAACTGTCAAATCAGACGACGTCGTTGGTCGTGTGAAAACGTACGAAGCGATCGTGAAAGGTGAAAACGTTCCAGAACCAGGCGTTCCTGAATCTTTCAAAGTATTAATTAAAGAGCTACAAAGCTTAGGTATGGACGTAACAGTATTATCAAGCGATGAAAAAGAAATTAGCATGGAAAACTTCGGGGAAGATGATGACGTGCAACCAGTTGACATCATCCCACCTACAGATGAGTCAGCCAAAGAAGATGAAGGTGTTGTTGTAAAAGAATAG
- the rpoC gene encoding DNA-directed RNA polymerase subunit beta' — protein sequence MLDVNKFEYMKIGLASPEKIRSWSYGEVKKPETINYRTLKPEKDGLFCERIFGPTKDWECHCGKYKRVRYKGVVCDRCGVEVTRAKVRRERMGHIELAAPVSHIWYFKGIPSRMGLVLDMSPRALEEVIYFASYVVTDPGDTPLEKKQLLSEKEYRAYREKYGNSFQASMGAEAIKKLLQDIDLEKEVETLKEELKTAQGQRRARTIKRLEVLEAFRNSGNDPSWMVLDVLPVIPPELRPMVQLDGGRFATSDLNDLYRRVINRNNRLKRLLDLGAPNIIVQNEKRMLQEAVDALIDNGRRGRPVTGPGNRPLKSLSHMLKGKQGRFRQNLLGKRVDYSGRSVIVVGPNLKMYQCGLPKEMALELFKPFVMKELVERGLAHNIKSAKRKIERVHPEVWDVLESVIKEHPVLLNRAPTLHRLGIQAFEPTLVEGRAIRLHPLVCTAYNADFDGDQMAVHVPLSAEAQAEARLLMLAAQNILNPKDGKPVVTPSQDMVLGNYYLTMEREGAVGEGMVFKDTDEALLAYHNGYVHLHTRIAVHAGSLKNETFTEEQNNKLLVTTVGKLIFNEILPKSFPYINEPTQENIEERTPDKYFLDKGVNVKEEIRKRELVPPFKKKILGNIIAEVFKRFKITETSKMLDRMKDLGFKYSTKAGITIGVADIVVLPEKQEILEEAQAKVDTVLKQFRRGLITDEERYERVISIWSAAKDKIQGRLMESLDKRNPIFMMSDSGARGNASNFTQLAGMRGLMANPAGRIIELPIKSSFREGLTVLEYFISTHGARKGLADTALKTADSGYLTRRLVDVAQDVIIREDDCGTDRGTLIRALKDGTEVIVKLEERLVGRYARKTVKHPETGEVLVRENEMITEDIANAIVKAGIEEVWIRSAFTCNTRHGVCKKCYGRNLATGAEVEVGEAVGIIAAQSIGEPGTQLTMRTFHTGGVAGDDITQGLPRVQELFEARNPKGQAVISEIDGVVVAINETRDRQRELVIQGEVETRTYTAPYSARLKVQEGQKVERGQELTEGSIDPKELLRVKDMNAVQEYLLREVQKVYRMQGVEISDKHIEVMVRQMLRKVRVIDAGDTDLLPGTLLDIHQFTDANAKVLMEGKRPATARPVLLGITKASLETDSFLSAASFQETTRVLTDAAIKGKRDELLGLKENVIIGKLVPAGTGMARYRKVKPVIKTKKDEDAVTTK from the coding sequence TTGTTAGATGTAAATAAGTTTGAATATATGAAGATCGGACTCGCTTCACCCGAGAAAATTCGTTCTTGGTCGTATGGTGAAGTTAAAAAACCAGAAACGATTAACTATCGAACATTAAAACCTGAAAAAGATGGTCTGTTTTGCGAACGCATTTTTGGTCCGACAAAAGACTGGGAATGTCATTGCGGAAAATATAAGCGCGTTCGTTATAAAGGTGTCGTTTGTGACCGATGCGGTGTTGAAGTGACACGTGCAAAAGTTCGCCGTGAGCGCATGGGTCATATTGAACTAGCAGCCCCTGTTTCACATATTTGGTACTTTAAAGGAATTCCTAGCCGCATGGGACTTGTCTTAGACATGTCCCCTCGTGCGCTAGAAGAAGTCATTTACTTTGCATCTTACGTCGTGACCGATCCAGGCGATACGCCATTAGAAAAGAAACAATTGCTTTCTGAAAAAGAGTATCGTGCATATCGCGAGAAGTACGGAAATTCATTCCAAGCTTCAATGGGTGCAGAGGCAATTAAAAAACTGTTACAAGATATCGATCTTGAAAAAGAAGTAGAGACGTTAAAAGAAGAGCTAAAAACAGCACAAGGACAACGTCGTGCTCGCACGATTAAACGTCTCGAAGTGCTCGAAGCGTTCCGTAACTCTGGTAACGACCCATCGTGGATGGTGTTAGATGTGCTTCCGGTTATTCCGCCGGAGTTGCGCCCGATGGTACAGTTAGATGGCGGACGTTTTGCGACATCTGACTTAAACGACTTATATCGTCGAGTCATTAACCGGAACAACCGTTTAAAGCGTCTATTAGACCTTGGAGCGCCGAACATTATTGTTCAAAACGAAAAACGAATGCTTCAAGAAGCGGTTGATGCGCTAATTGATAACGGTCGTCGTGGCCGCCCGGTCACAGGGCCAGGAAACCGTCCGCTTAAATCGCTTTCTCATATGTTAAAAGGAAAGCAAGGTCGTTTCCGTCAAAACTTGCTCGGTAAGCGCGTTGACTATTCTGGTCGTTCGGTAATCGTTGTCGGCCCGAACTTAAAAATGTATCAATGCGGCTTGCCAAAAGAAATGGCGCTTGAATTGTTTAAGCCGTTTGTTATGAAAGAATTAGTAGAACGTGGCTTAGCGCACAACATTAAAAGCGCGAAGCGGAAAATTGAGCGCGTTCACCCAGAAGTTTGGGATGTTTTAGAGTCTGTCATTAAAGAACATCCAGTGCTATTAAACCGTGCACCAACGCTTCACCGTCTTGGTATTCAAGCGTTTGAGCCGACGCTTGTAGAAGGTCGTGCAATCCGCTTGCATCCGCTTGTATGTACTGCTTATAACGCAGACTTTGACGGCGACCAAATGGCTGTGCACGTACCGCTTTCGGCAGAGGCACAAGCTGAGGCACGTCTACTTATGCTTGCGGCGCAAAATATTTTAAACCCGAAAGACGGAAAACCAGTTGTTACTCCTTCGCAAGACATGGTTTTAGGAAACTACTATTTAACGATGGAACGTGAAGGTGCAGTCGGCGAAGGAATGGTGTTTAAAGATACGGATGAGGCGTTGCTGGCTTACCATAACGGTTATGTTCATCTGCATACACGTATTGCGGTTCATGCAGGTTCGCTGAAAAACGAAACGTTTACAGAAGAACAAAATAATAAGTTGCTTGTAACGACTGTCGGAAAGTTAATCTTCAATGAAATTTTGCCGAAGTCATTCCCATATATTAATGAACCGACGCAAGAAAACATTGAAGAACGAACACCAGATAAATATTTCCTTGATAAAGGTGTGAACGTGAAAGAAGAAATTCGCAAACGCGAACTCGTTCCGCCGTTTAAGAAGAAAATTCTTGGTAACATCATTGCGGAAGTATTTAAACGTTTCAAAATTACAGAAACGTCTAAAATGCTTGACCGTATGAAAGATCTTGGCTTTAAATACTCAACAAAAGCAGGTATCACCATCGGTGTAGCTGATATTGTCGTCTTGCCGGAAAAACAAGAAATTTTAGAAGAAGCGCAAGCGAAAGTTGATACGGTATTAAAACAATTTAGACGCGGTTTAATTACGGATGAAGAGCGTTATGAACGTGTCATTTCGATTTGGAGTGCGGCAAAAGATAAAATTCAAGGCCGCTTAATGGAGTCGCTTGATAAGCGAAATCCAATTTTCATGATGAGTGACTCGGGAGCCCGCGGTAACGCATCGAACTTTACGCAGCTTGCAGGTATGCGCGGATTAATGGCGAACCCAGCAGGGCGTATTATCGAGCTTCCAATTAAATCTTCGTTCCGTGAAGGATTAACGGTACTTGAGTACTTTATTTCGACTCACGGGGCGCGTAAAGGTCTTGCCGATACGGCGTTAAAAACCGCTGACTCTGGTTATTTAACACGTCGTCTCGTTGACGTTGCACAAGATGTCATTATTCGTGAAGACGATTGCGGCACAGACCGCGGTACGTTAATTCGTGCGTTAAAAGACGGTACAGAAGTGATTGTGAAACTTGAAGAGCGTCTCGTTGGACGTTACGCACGCAAAACGGTGAAACATCCGGAAACAGGCGAAGTGCTTGTGCGTGAAAACGAAATGATTACAGAAGATATCGCAAATGCTATTGTAAAAGCTGGCATTGAAGAAGTGTGGATTCGTTCGGCATTTACATGTAACACACGTCATGGTGTATGTAAAAAATGTTACGGACGCAACTTAGCAACTGGTGCGGAAGTTGAAGTTGGTGAAGCGGTTGGTATTATCGCGGCACAATCGATCGGTGAGCCAGGTACACAGCTGACAATGCGTACGTTCCATACAGGTGGGGTAGCAGGAGACGATATTACACAAGGTTTACCGCGCGTACAAGAATTGTTTGAGGCGCGTAATCCGAAAGGGCAAGCGGTCATTTCAGAAATTGATGGCGTTGTTGTGGCTATTAATGAAACGCGTGATCGTCAACGTGAGCTCGTCATTCAAGGCGAAGTCGAGACACGTACGTATACAGCCCCTTATAGCGCACGTCTCAAAGTACAAGAAGGACAGAAAGTTGAACGTGGTCAAGAACTAACAGAAGGTTCGATCGACCCGAAAGAACTATTGAGAGTCAAAGATATGAATGCTGTTCAAGAGTACTTGTTGCGTGAAGTGCAAAAAGTATACCGCATGCAAGGGGTAGAAATTAGCGATAAACATATCGAAGTTATGGTTCGCCAAATGCTTCGAAAAGTTCGCGTCATTGACGCAGGCGATACGGACTTATTACCTGGAACGTTGCTCGATATTCATCAATTTACGGATGCAAATGCGAAAGTGTTGATGGAAGGGAAACGTCCGGCAACAGCTCGCCCAGTATTACTCGGAATTACAAAAGCGTCGCTTGAAACAGACTCGTTCTTGTCTGCAGCATCATTCCAAGAAACGACACGCGTCTTAACAGATGCAGCGATCAAAGGAAAACGCGACGAATTGCTTGGATTAAAAGAAAACGTCATTATTGGTAAACTTGTGCCGGCAGGAACAGGAATGGCACGCTATCGCAAAGTAAAACCAGTTATTAAAACGAAAAAAGATGAAGATGCTGTTACAACAAAATAA
- a CDS encoding 50S ribosomal protein L7ae-like protein, with amino-acid sequence MSYEKVAQAKQIIVGTKQTVRALKDGKVHELVIAEDADKAIIDKVMEAANIANVPVYKVDSMKKLGKACKIDVGAAAVAIIR; translated from the coding sequence ATGTCTTATGAAAAAGTCGCACAGGCTAAACAAATTATTGTAGGAACAAAACAAACAGTACGAGCTCTGAAAGATGGAAAGGTACATGAACTTGTGATCGCAGAAGATGCGGATAAAGCGATCATTGACAAAGTGATGGAAGCTGCGAATATAGCGAATGTGCCTGTTTATAAAGTGGACTCGATGAAAAAGCTCGGGAAAGCATGCAAAATCGATGTAGGAGCAGCGGCTGTTGCGATCATTCGTTAA
- the rpsL gene encoding 30S ribosomal protein S12, with protein sequence MPTINQLVRKGRTKKVVKSKSPALNKGYNSFKKVQTTVYSPQKRGVCTRVGTMTPKKPNSALRKYARVRLSNGIEVTAYIPGIGHNLQEHSVVLIRGGRVKDLPGVRYHIVRGALDTAGVANRMQGRSKYGAKKPKAAKK encoded by the coding sequence ATGCCTACAATTAACCAGCTTGTACGCAAAGGTCGTACAAAAAAAGTAGTGAAATCTAAATCACCTGCGTTAAATAAAGGGTATAACAGCTTCAAAAAAGTTCAAACAACTGTTTACTCTCCGCAAAAACGTGGAGTATGTACACGTGTAGGTACAATGACACCAAAGAAGCCAAACTCTGCGCTTCGTAAATATGCCCGTGTACGTTTATCTAACGGTATCGAGGTAACTGCTTACATCCCAGGTATCGGTCATAACTTACAAGAACACAGCGTTGTATTAATTCGCGGTGGACGTGTAAAAGACTTACCAGGGGTACGTTACCACATCGTTCGCGGTGCTTTAGATACTGCAGGTGTAGCGAACCGTATGCAAGGTCGTTCAAAATACGGTGCGAAAAAACCAAAAGCAGCTAAGAAATAA
- the rpsG gene encoding 30S ribosomal protein S7 — MPRKGPVPKRDVLPDPIYNSKLVTRLINKIMIDGKKGKAQKILYTAFDIIRERTGKDPMEVFEQALKNVMPVLEVRARRVGGANYQVPVEVRPERRTTLGLRWLVNYARLRGEKTMEERLANEIMDAANNTGAAVKKREDTHKMAEANKAFAHYRW; from the coding sequence ATGCCACGTAAAGGTCCGGTTCCTAAACGAGATGTGTTACCAGATCCAATTTACAATTCAAAGCTAGTTACACGTTTAATCAATAAAATCATGATTGACGGTAAAAAAGGTAAAGCGCAAAAAATTCTTTACACAGCGTTCGATATCATTCGTGAGCGCACAGGTAAAGATCCAATGGAAGTGTTTGAGCAAGCGTTGAAAAACGTTATGCCAGTTCTTGAAGTTCGCGCGCGCCGTGTTGGTGGTGCAAACTATCAAGTTCCTGTTGAGGTGCGCCCAGAGCGCCGTACAACATTAGGTCTTCGTTGGCTCGTTAACTACGCTCGTCTTCGTGGAGAAAAAACGATGGAAGAGCGTTTAGCGAACGAAATCATGGATGCTGCAAACAACACAGGTGCAGCTGTGAAGAAACGCGAAGATACACACAAAATGGCAGAAGCAAACAAAGCGTTTGCACACTATCGTTGGTAA